One Pyrococcus furiosus DSM 3638 genomic window, CGAGGATTTGAATGGTATAAAGGAGAATGTCTTGAGGGGTTCAAAGGGTTTAAATAGAAAACTCTCCAAGTGGAATGCTCGTGAATTGCAAAGGTTGATAGAGTATAAGGCTAAGTGGTTTGGTGTTCCTGTTTGTTTATGTTAATCCGAGGAATTCTTCCCGCACTTGCCCCGTATGCGGGGGTCGATTAATACCCCAAGAGGGGCGGTTAATGAAGTGCTCGAATTGTGGTTTGGTTGAGGATAGGGATTTTATTGCCGTCTTAAACCTTCGGATGTGGGGCCCTGGGGTTGCCCTGAAAGGGTTGGAGGTTCCGAGTCTCGATGAAGGGCCGATGAAGACCAATCCCTACGGGGTTATAGCAGTAGAAAAACAAAGAATTGGAATAAAATTCCACAAAATCACACCAAAACCCCCGTAGGGAGAACCCCTCACCAAAAGATTAGACTTTGAGGAAAAGATAACCTTAATAAGCTCCTGCACTTCTTCTTTCTTTGGTGACGTGAAATGGCTATACTTGGACATAACATAATAAGAGTAGAGTTTGAGAAAAACCCTGTTCCTGGGGGCCAGGTTGAGGTTTCGCTAAACCCCAAGATTGAGGAGCTCAGGCTAGGGGAGATAAATCTTCCAAATGGCAAAGTTAAGGGTATAGAGGTGGAGCTAACGTACAATATCATTTATTCTCCCGAAGTTGGAAAGGGAATGATAA contains:
- a CDS encoding zinc ribbon domain-containing protein; this translates as MFLFVYVNPRNSSRTCPVCGGRLIPQEGRLMKCSNCGLVEDRDFIAVLNLRMWGPGVALKGLEVPSLDEGPMKTNPYGVIAVEKQRIGIKFHKITPKPP